In Reichenbachiella agarivorans, one genomic interval encodes:
- the priA gene encoding replication restart helicase PriA: MSQLELNSDVEGDFEELVTYFADVILPIPLPGSYTYRVPLDLKGVIQVGCRVIVQFGKQKIYTGIVTALHTTAPKVYEAKLIMDCLDVHPSVNSFQLKLFTWMAEYYMCTIGEVLNAGLPSGLKLNSESFIQLNPDREEQVDYSDKEEKILEALKSNDRLSYQDISEVLGIKMIHPVLKSLIQKGAILLYEQVKDKYKPKTKKVLWLDEKYLVDPVQMEQLFEELEKRPKQLEVLLKYLSLIRMDEGTTRAVKVDKSVVTEAGVSASGLKTLLKNGIFYEKEIIVSRIEATTTASVHQGDLSDSQQAALMEVIEGFQANKPVLLHGITGSGKTEIYIELIKQALESGGQVLYLLPEIALTTQIVARLHKVFGSSLGVYHSKYSDNERVEIWNQVSEGKVNLVAGVRSSLFLPFNDLSLIIIDEEHESSFKQYEPAPRYHARDSAIWLSQIHQANVLMGTATPSLDSYQNALEGKYHLVELHERFGSGSLPKFTLANILNARKAKRMHGDFTPELLEAIGSALEKKEQVILFQNRRGYSPYLICHDCNHVPRCQSCDVSLTFHMHSNHLICHYCGYKESVPAVCEACGSTAIRTVGVGTEKIEEDLKILFPEAHVQRMDQDTTRSKYGYQNIIDRFQNGETDILVGTQMLSKGLDFDKVSLVGVFDYDRIVHFPDFRSHERAFQLITQVSGRAGRKNDQGQVVIQTGEPEGGLLQLILRGDYKGFYQQEILERGNFNYPPFYRMIKIILKHKEPQVLQNAAVDYSALLVGELGKRRVLGPQKPVIGRIRNLYIEEIFLKIEKKGVSISKVKELTYRLNLDLRKKKEYASLRVYFDVDPV; the protein is encoded by the coding sequence TTGAGTCAACTGGAGCTAAATAGCGATGTAGAGGGCGATTTCGAAGAACTCGTCACTTACTTTGCTGATGTTATTTTGCCTATTCCCCTTCCTGGGAGTTATACATATCGTGTCCCTCTGGATCTCAAGGGAGTCATTCAAGTAGGCTGTCGGGTGATTGTTCAGTTTGGTAAACAAAAGATTTACACAGGGATAGTTACTGCCCTGCACACTACTGCTCCCAAAGTCTATGAGGCCAAATTGATCATGGATTGCTTGGATGTTCATCCATCTGTCAACTCTTTTCAACTCAAGTTGTTTACTTGGATGGCAGAGTACTACATGTGCACAATTGGAGAAGTGCTCAATGCAGGACTGCCTAGTGGGCTCAAATTGAATAGTGAATCCTTCATACAGTTGAATCCTGATCGTGAGGAGCAAGTAGATTATTCCGATAAGGAAGAAAAAATCTTGGAGGCATTGAAAAGCAACGATCGCCTATCCTATCAGGATATATCCGAGGTGCTAGGAATCAAAATGATTCATCCTGTCTTGAAATCCCTCATACAAAAAGGAGCAATCCTACTTTATGAACAGGTCAAGGATAAATACAAGCCCAAGACCAAAAAGGTGCTGTGGCTCGATGAAAAATACCTAGTGGATCCAGTTCAAATGGAGCAATTGTTTGAAGAATTGGAAAAGCGTCCAAAACAACTGGAAGTATTGCTCAAATACCTCAGTTTGATCAGGATGGATGAGGGTACTACTAGAGCGGTCAAAGTGGATAAATCGGTTGTCACAGAGGCTGGTGTTTCTGCTTCTGGATTGAAGACCCTGCTCAAGAACGGGATTTTCTACGAGAAGGAAATCATCGTATCTCGAATAGAAGCGACAACAACCGCATCAGTTCATCAAGGAGATTTATCTGATTCGCAACAGGCCGCTTTGATGGAGGTAATAGAAGGGTTTCAGGCCAATAAACCTGTATTGCTGCACGGTATTACAGGTAGCGGAAAGACCGAAATTTATATAGAGTTGATCAAACAGGCATTAGAGAGTGGAGGGCAGGTACTTTACTTGCTGCCTGAGATTGCTTTGACTACTCAAATAGTAGCTCGGTTGCACAAGGTATTTGGGAGTAGTTTGGGTGTTTATCATTCCAAATACTCTGACAATGAACGTGTAGAAATATGGAATCAGGTGAGCGAAGGCAAAGTCAATTTGGTGGCGGGAGTGCGGTCTTCCTTGTTTTTGCCATTCAATGATTTGTCTCTGATCATCATTGATGAAGAACATGAGTCTTCGTTCAAGCAGTATGAGCCAGCACCGAGGTACCATGCCAGAGATTCTGCCATTTGGCTATCCCAGATCCATCAAGCCAATGTGTTGATGGGTACGGCCACACCTTCTCTGGATAGCTATCAAAATGCCCTAGAGGGCAAGTATCATTTGGTCGAGCTGCATGAGCGATTCGGGTCTGGTAGCCTGCCCAAGTTCACATTGGCTAATATTCTCAATGCGAGAAAGGCTAAACGGATGCATGGAGATTTCACTCCAGAGCTACTTGAAGCGATAGGTTCAGCCCTAGAGAAGAAAGAACAGGTGATCTTGTTTCAAAACCGGAGAGGATACTCTCCCTACTTGATATGTCATGATTGCAATCATGTGCCAAGATGCCAGAGTTGTGACGTGAGTTTAACTTTTCACATGCACTCCAATCACCTGATATGCCATTATTGTGGGTACAAAGAGTCTGTTCCAGCGGTGTGTGAAGCATGCGGATCTACAGCCATTCGTACCGTTGGCGTTGGAACGGAGAAAATAGAAGAAGACTTGAAAATATTATTTCCAGAGGCGCATGTTCAGCGCATGGATCAAGATACAACAAGGAGTAAATACGGTTATCAAAACATCATTGACAGATTCCAAAATGGAGAAACTGATATTTTGGTTGGAACCCAGATGTTGAGCAAGGGGCTGGATTTTGATAAGGTTTCGTTGGTAGGGGTGTTTGATTATGACAGAATCGTCCATTTTCCAGATTTTCGCTCTCATGAGCGGGCATTTCAGTTGATCACTCAAGTCAGTGGGAGAGCAGGTAGAAAAAATGACCAAGGCCAAGTAGTGATACAAACAGGAGAACCCGAGGGAGGTTTGTTGCAACTTATCTTGAGAGGGGATTACAAAGGGTTTTATCAGCAGGAGATATTAGAGAGAGGTAATTTTAATTATCCTCCTTTTTATCGCATGATCAAAATCATCCTCAAGCACAAAGAGCCACAAGTGTTGCAAAATGCTGCTGTGGATTATAGTGCCTTACTGGTAGGTGAACTAGGGAAGCGCCGTGTTTTGGGACCTCAAAAACCAGTGATTGGTCGGATTAGAAATTTGTATATTGAAGAAATTTTCCTGAAAATAGAAAAGAAGGGGGTGAGCATCAGCAAGGTGAAAGAGCTGACATACCGTTTGAATCTTGATTTGAGGAAGAAAAAAGAATATGCCTCGCTCAGAGTTTATTTTGATGTAGATCCAGTATGA